A section of the Methanosarcina mazei S-6 genome encodes:
- a CDS encoding phosphate-starvation-inducible PsiE family protein, whose translation MDSIRLFKKATDTISTIFLYILLLALIVGMAKTLLDIRFIIFESLESGFNHMVTSVLTVFIVIDLFKAFVDYHENDRIKLTDITDATILIVLREIAVGLYSQELGSEFILSLSTLLLVLGIMRVLAVKYSPSKPHTPYIFVPEERQPIKADLKTIIDNFNPVYDNN comes from the coding sequence ATGGATAGTATACGATTATTCAAAAAAGCTACAGATACAATCAGTACAATCTTTCTTTATATATTGCTGCTGGCATTAATTGTGGGAATGGCAAAAACCTTACTTGACATTCGCTTTATTATTTTTGAGTCTCTTGAAAGCGGCTTCAATCACATGGTAACAAGTGTGCTAACGGTCTTCATTGTTATTGACCTTTTCAAAGCTTTTGTTGATTATCACGAAAATGACAGAATCAAGCTCACGGATATAACAGATGCTACAATTTTAATAGTCCTGCGTGAGATCGCTGTGGGCCTTTATTCCCAGGAATTAGGGTCTGAATTTATATTAAGTTTGTCTACCTTGCTGCTAGTACTGGGTATAATGAGAGTACTGGCTGTAAAATATTCTCCGTCAAAACCTCATACACCTTATATATTTGTACCGGAAGAAAGGCAACCTATAAAAGCAGACTTGAAAACCATAATTGATAACTTCAATCCTGTTTACGACAATAATTAA